DNA sequence from the Bradyrhizobium diazoefficiens genome:
GTTCATCGACATTCAGGTGGTCATACTTGCTCTGATGCGCATGGTTGTTGACGATATCTGCGAGTATGTGTCCCTGTGCGACAGCGACGGCCAGACCAATGTCGCTTCAAAAATCCTGAGAGCAGCCACTCAGGGAGAGACGTCGTCCGACTGTGTACCGCAGGTTCGCCGCGACGCGCTCTCGAAGCCGTCGATGATGTGGCGATAGTCACAAGAGGGCGGGGTGAACTTCCAGGTCACAGTTCTTAAGATCCTGGTGAGCTATCCGGACGGGTTTGCCCTGATGGCGGATTTGAAGCGCGACATGGCGATCCTGGCGACCAGCGGTAGCGATTGGGCCGAACGCACCCGACGACTGGGTTCGCTCGTGCCCGACCTTGACATCTTCTCGCAAGCCCTGATTGAACGTATGAACGGCGGGTGGCGCATAACGCAAAAGGGACGCGCCGTCTTGGAATTCATGGAAGCGCGCCCCAGCCGTCCGGAGCCCGCAAAAGATCCGCCCGAATACTCCAGCCCCGCGGCCCCGCTGCCGGTGCTCGCGCGCTCAGGTCGACGCGGGCGGCGGCAGCGCCGCCGCTCCGACCACGTGCGAAGAAGCGCAAACGCGTCCTGACCCGCTCGCACGCACGGCACATTCGGCCGGACCGCAGCTTCAGAGGATCAAGGCAGGGCAGCGCCGATGCCCACTCTACTCGCTTGGTCCCCCTCGCTTTGAGGGCGTGCTGTAGAGACTTCGTCGGGCAACGCTATCGTTGAAGCGCGGCCCCGAAAATGCGCCCAGAAAAACGCAGCTGGTCTTCTCCGATGACACAACCGGGACAATCCACAAATGCTGGGAGACAAATGGCTCTCGTGTTTGCGCCAGATCAATTCAACCTGCCCGAGAAACGATACAGTTCTGCACATGCCAAAACCGCTCGCCGACCGAGCTGTTGCGGCTGCGTGGCTTGGGAGGTCCGGACACCTCCCTGCCACGCTCCTCGCGAAAGGGTGGGAGAAATGCAAGGTCGAGTCAGAAGCCAAAACAGCCGTCCTCAAATCTTTCTTGATGATGAGACGGGCGCGCGCACGATCGCAGCAGCGCAAGGGGCCTCAACTGACGGATGGATTGAGGCATGGCTTGCCCGTTTCCTGCAGGTCCTCAGAGAACTCGGAAAACGAGGCTCCCCCTAATGCAGACCGGTCCGAACTCCGGGAGAGACGGAAGCACCTTGTAGCAAAATCCGTGCTGTTTGGACCAAACCTTCGGCTCTAGGGCACATTGACCGGTGGCATGGATGCGGTTGGACGCGGCACGAAACTACTCTTATGCTGGCCGCGCGCCGCCAGCATAATCACAAAGGCCACAAAAAGAATCACTAGGCCACGCATCCAAAAAAGGCTCCAATATTTGTAGCCGATATATGAACTCGCAGACGGGGGTGCCATAGCGGCCCTCCTGTGCGCGTAGTTCGTCGCTATCGACACGACCGTACCGGCTACGAGGCTGACGTCATCGGCCTGAGGCTCTCGGTGAACACCATTGGAAAACTCGTCGCTCGCAAGCTTTCGAGCGCGGACTCTTCCTCCGACAGACGTCTGCAGACGTACTGCCGGTCTTGTTCGGTGAGCTTGGTTTTCAGCAGCCTTCGGTGGCGCTCGATGGCGTTCCGATGTGTCCGCATGCGAGCCAAATTGTCTTCTATCATGGCCGTCATCCTTCCAATGCTCGTTGATCATGCTTTTCGCGTCCTGATCGGCCTGAACTTGGGATCGATTCAAGAAGGTCGGCCGGCTCCAGCGAAAGCAACCGAGAGCGCTTGGTTTCGCGCTCGACAACTGGTTGACACTCAAGTCCGTGCTCAGCCGGTTCACATGCGTTCCGGTCTCATGCCGCCTGATCCACTCGCGTTCGACCGCGAATGTCCGGCCCGTTCGGAAACCGCTGCCGGTGCCGCTGGCATCGCATAGGAAGGGACCATTGATTGGGCTCGATGCCGCCAGCGATCTCTTGCGTGCCGCGGCTTCCGGATCAGCGAACGGGTGGCCTGCACCGAATTTCATCCAGCCTCGCCCGGACCCGAAAAGATCGACGCCGGCGGCGTGGTACGCGGAATCGGCAGCGGACGCTCCATTGGCCGTGGCGACCGTGCAAAATTTCCGCCCTTCACGTCGTAGCTGCCGGCGAGCTTCAGCAACCGCTGCCTAGTGAACGGATCGGCCCGCTCAGCGAGACCACGTGCCTGCTGCGCCAGTTCTCTGTAGAATTCCTGCCCCATGACGCACTCTCACTGGCCGCTCCGGATGCATGCGTGGCATCAAGCCATCGCTCCGGAAGATTGCTAGTCCAAGTTACTCATGCCAGCTCTCTCAAGCTCGAGATATTGCTTTGTCTTCGCCGCAAGGCCGCTAAATATCCCGCAGTCACGATGGAAAAATGCGTTCTTCGGCTGCAACCGCAGGAATAGGACGCTGCATCCGAAAGCTTTTTGTGTCAGCCCATTGAAGCAGCCCGGCGGAGCAAGAGCTGCTTTCGTCGACACAAGGGCATTTGTATTTGAACCGACGGCAGCCGATAAGGTCTCAATCAGTTCAGACGTTATCGTATTTCGTGGATTGAGACTTGGGCGAGCGGGAGCCCGAACTAGATCTGCCAAAGGTTCGAGGCGGTTGCGTTCTTGCAAAAAATCCATGCGTCCCGGAGTGAGCACCGATTGGCCTGAACGCTTAAGGCGCTCTTTGAAGCGCAGCTGTCACGGACCGGCAATTGGTGTGCCGGAAAAAGGGAGGAACTCCGCCGGACCATCAGCCCAGATGCGTGCGTGCGGCTGCGGCTTCGCTGGATCCTATCGGAAAATTCAAAGGTGTCCGGGACCTGCATTGGCGGTGACCAATGCCGGGACACCATCCGGCTGGACAGGACGATGAACAGCCGCCTTCGGAACAGCGCCAAAAGATCTAATGACGCTTTCATCCAGCCGGAATCCATTGATGCGCGGGGGGGGCCTCGCGATGTTGCCCGCACACATGCGTCCAAGCATGGCTCGGCAGAGGTCTTGCATTTCCCGATTTATGCCTCCCAGCGCGCCAAAGACATGCCCAGTCTCGGCCCTGATCGGGGTTTCAATGTTGTCGAAGTAGTTGCCCTCAATCAGGCCTTCAACGGATGGTCCGGCATCCAGGGCGTGAAAGAAACCATTGTGCTGCAGCAGCTCGGTGTTGTGGAAGTAGTTGTTCACCAGGTGAATGACCGACCGTAGACCGTCAATGTGCGGAGCCCGTCCAGAGACCTCATGGAAGTAGTTGTTGGCAAGCGTGATCGACTGAGGACTGCCAAGGAAAAGCAGGTTCCAGTAATGCGCTCCGTTGCAATAAGAGGAGTAGTTATCCCTACCATCAAAATCGTTCCACGAGACCGTGATATTCGTCGTCGCCCCAAGGCCGCCGGCAATCATCTGGCGCCCGATGTTATGAAAGCGGTTATGATCGATCCAGACCCGGTTCGCTCGCGAAATCGCAATCGCATCGCCCGCGAAGACAATGCCGGGATTAATGTCACTGACGGTCAGGTTGCGGACAATGACGTTGCTCACACCATTTAGTCGCAGTCCCTTGCCCCTAATTGCAGCGTTTGATCCGACTCCAATCACGGTCTTGTTTGATCCGACCTCCAAGGGATGCTTGCCCGCTTTATCGAAGCTGACGTCCAGTTTGAGCTTGCCGTCGCAGTGCGTATCGAGCCCATCCAAGAGGAGAAGCGATTCACCCTTGTAGGGCGTCTGACAGGTGTTGCTGTATTGGCAACCCGGACCCTTACCGCGCCCTTCCGTTCCTGTGAAATCTATGGTCCCAACGATCTGGACAACGCGCGGAGTATCGTCATTGCAGATTCCAGAGCTATACGAACGACACAATTGATAAGTCAGATCCTTGAGTGAGCTGACCTGAACCACTTCGCCTCCCAGGCCGCCCGTCGTTCCGGCACCAAAGCCCTGTGCGCTGTCCCATCGCGGATTGCTCGCTGCGATAGCACAGGAGATCCCAGCAATGCCGGCGAATCCAGCGAGCATTCCCAATGACTGTTTCAGCTGGCATACCGCTTGCCTCGTAGACATCGACTCTCCATCGGCGAATGAAAAAAACGCTGAAACCAGCCATCCTCTGATTCAACGGCCAGCCACGCTGATCTAATCTTTGTGGCATTGTTTGCATCCCGGCTCGACGGTGCCGATCCTGTGAGCCGTCCAAAATGCATGAGCCTAGCATGCCACAGGAGGAATCTGGAAGGTAGCGCACACTTTACGTGGTTTGGCGTGGATGGCCGACTGCCATCAAAATTCAAGTCTGCCAATGATCGAGCGGCTCGCCCGAGGCCCGCAGAGATGTCCGGTCAATTCGACCGCTGCCAAACTTCACGCCGAACTTCAACATCACTTCAATGAGCCGGTTGTGATCTGCACACGAGAGAGAGGGGCCGAGTCATCGCCCTCGTATCTTGTCG
Encoded proteins:
- a CDS encoding right-handed parallel beta-helix repeat-containing protein — translated: MSTRQAVCQLKQSLGMLAGFAGIAGISCAIAASNPRWDSAQGFGAGTTGGLGGEVVQVSSLKDLTYQLCRSYSSGICNDDTPRVVQIVGTIDFTGTEGRGKGPGCQYSNTCQTPYKGESLLLLDGLDTHCDGKLKLDVSFDKAGKHPLEVGSNKTVIGVGSNAAIRGKGLRLNGVSNVIVRNLTVSDINPGIVFAGDAIAISRANRVWIDHNRFHNIGRQMIAGGLGATTNITVSWNDFDGRDNYSSYCNGAHYWNLLFLGSPQSITLANNYFHEVSGRAPHIDGLRSVIHLVNNYFHNTELLQHNGFFHALDAGPSVEGLIEGNYFDNIETPIRAETGHVFGALGGINREMQDLCRAMLGRMCAGNIARPPPRINGFRLDESVIRSFGAVPKAAVHRPVQPDGVPALVTANAGPGHL